In a genomic window of Sulfurimonas denitrificans DSM 1251:
- a CDS encoding tyrosine-type recombinase/integrase, which translates to MFLLRGRRSNEVRTLHFEDIDFENKLYTVRDKNNKTRKNMTYMLDDELIEHLEIIRESKGLIFKSPITGEKLTAIPKKLWARIQEEVGIKMRIHDFRHLLGFTLVNNNVPLEYISKALGHSKITTTQRYSNQKELMAKEAVDVFLGIVKK; encoded by the coding sequence ATGTTTCTTTTAAGAGGACGCAGGAGCAATGAAGTGAGAACTCTTCACTTTGAGGATATTGATTTTGAAAACAAACTCTATACAGTAAGAGACAAAAACAACAAAACCCGTAAAAATATGACTTATATGTTAGACGATGAACTCATAGAACATCTTGAAATTATAAGAGAAAGTAAAGGCTTAATTTTTAAGTCACCGATAACAGGTGAAAAATTAACAGCTATTCCAAAAAAGCTATGGGCTCGAATACAGGAAGAAGTCGGTATTAAAATGCGCATTCATGATTTTAGGCATCTACTAGGCTTTACGCTTGTAAATAATAATGTACCGTTAGAGTATATATCCAAAGCTTTGGGACACTCTAAAATAACTACCACGCAAAGATACTCAAATCAAAAAGAGTTAATGGCAAAAGAAGCTGTTGATGTGTTTTTGGGGATTGTTAAAAAATGA
- a CDS encoding formyltransferase family protein, with protein sequence MKRVAILASYNGSGFDALHVALKNGELSIEIPLVISNNSSAKVLKNAINYGIDNFVVNSKTDQNPDEKIEELLNEYQCEYLFLSGYMKKVGINISKNFKVINSHPALLPNYGGKGMYGRFVHEAVIKNSEKTSGVTIHEVNENYDEGKIILQKELILDKDESVDSLEKKIKELEQITIVEAFKNI encoded by the coding sequence ATGAAGAGAGTAGCAATCCTTGCTTCATACAATGGAAGCGGTTTTGATGCGCTACATGTAGCGCTTAAAAATGGTGAACTCTCTATAGAAATCCCATTAGTTATATCAAATAACAGTAGCGCCAAAGTCTTAAAAAATGCTATAAATTACGGCATTGACAATTTTGTTGTTAACTCGAAAACAGACCAAAATCCAGATGAAAAAATAGAAGAGCTATTAAATGAGTATCAATGCGAATATCTATTTCTATCTGGTTATATGAAAAAAGTCGGTATCAATATCTCAAAAAATTTCAAAGTTATAAACTCACACCCCGCCCTACTTCCAAATTATGGCGGCAAGGGAATGTATGGCCGATTTGTACATGAAGCTGTTATAAAAAACAGTGAAAAAACCAGCGGTGTAACTATTCATGAAGTGAATGAAAATTATGACGAGGGAAAGATTATTTTACAAAAAGAGCTTATATTAGATAAAGATGAAAGTGTTGACTCACTAGAAAAAAAAATTAAAGAACTTGAACAAATTACAATAGTAGAAGCATTTAAAAACATCTAA